The DNA sequence AGTAATAATGCATGGAGCATGAGTTTTAAAATAAACGGTTAAGACTCTTTTTCCTTTACTGTGTTGGACATTTTTTCAAAtggttattatttgtttataaggTCATTAGTGTTTGTAAAATGTATTCACGTCTTCGCAAAATGTTAAGTTTTATAACGGATTAGGGGTAAGAAAGGCAAAGACTACCAGGAAAAACGAAAGGAAAGAGGCTACTGTTGGGTGGACAGGAGATTTTTTTGTCACACCCCCTTACAACATAACAAACGTTACATCTTCCTAAAAAGTTTACAAAGGGCACCTGAAATGGTACAGTTTATGTGAGATTTATTTATCTTGTATCATAGTAACGTAACCCCTCGATCTGTTCTAGTTCCATTAGTTTCTTCCAACGTTTCTTGTACGCGTCCATCTGATCCATAAAATGCCGCATGATAAGCGGATTGCAGGTCTTTTGCTCTGTTTTCATGCAGTTGAAGAACACGTATTCGTCTTTGTCATCGTCTTCCCCGTTTACACGCATTTCTTCCACTGTGCATTTCTTCAAAGCATCTCCAACGCAGTTTTCGTAGTGATCGTCCGCTAAGAATAATTAATGGATCGTTTGGGTAACTGgttacctacccctcccctaacatTAGCACTTCCTTCTCACTTAGGACAAAATTgtgagttaggggaggggtaggtggtcagttacccagaaacctcGAATGCTCGAATTAAGAATGGTATAGTAAACAGCTGAATAAAGGAGACTGGAATAGTTGGTTAGTGCCCTCCAGGgggttaggagaaaattgatgttggtcactttgGGGATTTTTTGCCTAAGGGTTTGAAAACCTAACAAAAATACCGGTTTCTGCCAAAAACAACACGAGGGAACATGAAAAGTTGCGCTTACCTATATTAAAGAGCCCTTCTTCTTTAAGTATGCCTACAAGAAAAATGTTAACGGTAAAGTAAGATTTTTGAAGAGAAAACGGCTAATTACATGGTCTAATGATCGCCACCCCTGTTGCCACGCCAGCAAGGGGATCCAGGGAGATTACTGAAGGCCTACGGGGAAAACTGGAGATAAAGCGAGCGTTGCTTGCCTTGTATACCGCCGGATGAACTTAgatgattttgtaggtataGGTAGATGAAAGCATGAAAACGTTTTTAGTTTCTTAAAATATGAAATTTAGCAAGGAAAGCCCaagagtgggggggggggggggggggggggggcaggggtgCAGGGTGCAGGGTGCAGGGTGCAGTGCGGAAAGAAGGATGAGTGGTTAAGTGTATAGGCTTCCAGAGAaggcgtttattctcataactgtaacaagccaggagcccatcatggGCTCCTGAACAAGCTCAACAAAAGTATCGGGAGAGTTTATAAATAGTGGAATATTCACACCATCAATTGAAACGTCTATGCCGACTAGGGATCCATCTTGCTCTTTCAAATCTTATAGAACTTGCTTCTATGACAGAATCCTTGGTGAAATTTACTATGTTGTCATTGTTATGGCCTACTGTTACTTTGAACTTGGCATTGGACAAGATTCAATGCACAAACCCTTGTTAATCCCAGCAAGAAACTGAGCAAAATTGATTGATTTTAATTCTTTATGCTCTTGTCGTGGGGTGTCTGTTAGACAGGGGACGTTGATTAGAGAGTCGGGCCTCTAACACAAACTCAACGTCGTCTTGTAGAGGAGGCGCGCGTTTATTAGAAAAGAGGCGCTTATTTGAGactgggcgtttattagatcatttacggcgTTATGCTGCCATTTGGTTGTTGTATTGTGTGTCTGGTTTAAAACCTTGTAAAGTATAACCAATAACTAATCTGAGTGGTTTTTTCTTGTGCAACTTGTATACACATGATATGATGATGAGTATGACTTTCAGGACAGGTTGGTAAATGACTTGCAGAATGACTTTCGCTGGAAAAATCTCTGAAATCTGTTCTTCTTACCCGAGTCCTCTGTCATTTTCTTTACACGTCCATAAGTTAGTTTTGGACACAGATTTGATCGCTTATAAAGATAGCTTGTCTGGTATGCAGTCAGGGCAAAGAAGTTGAAAACCTTAGGGACAGGGGCTGGTTCTGCTTTAATGGCGTCTGCAAGGCATGGATCCCATTCCTGAAAATatacaaaacacaaaaagaagTCGAAACGAAAGCTTTGCTCTTCCGTAATCACTTGGCAGTAGATATCTGATCTTAGCTTCATGGTCAAATTTTCGGCTGGTTTCCGGtggaaaatatttaaaaaatttcgGGTTAGCTCGGATGAAAATACGAAGTTTTGCTTGCTGATGAAGGAGAATATTACCGGCTGAGGTGGATAACGTCCTCAATATCTCcaaaattcttcatatcctCAATCAGACAGCAATATTGAATACGTTTTTTGTtagctacagtggaacctcaactCAGGGGATACCCTCGAGACTATGGCAAGCGTCCCCTCAATGGCAGTAACACTgagtttgttaataattaaccaacaaattaaatatattttttttattctgccctggaatctgctgcagtcattatttcaggcagctagataatgtataaaaaaatcatgattaactTATCTCTGCGATGTTGAGCTTGTTGAATTCCCACAAGTGCAGTACATCGATTTAAGTGAGATAGttcatgttttgaaagctgtGATCATTGTGACGATTTTTGTGATCAGTTTCACTTTTTAGTGCTAGCAGGGAAAGTGCaaaacttttcttttgaaaatgggtcttatttgaatgagaataaaaaatcattttcaaatcaATAGTTTGGCACaaagcctcgctttgaaacagaggcttggggcccAACGTAAATGGTAGTAACCGCTGTACCTACCTTCATATCCTGGCAGACCATTTTTATGATTTCGTCATCAGATTGGGGGCGACCCATATTACCGTTTTGCCCATCTCCGTAACACTTCAAAATTGGTTCAAGAAATCGTATCCCCGGCTTGGGCTTTATGACGGACCCACCAGCGACAAGGATACCGAAAATAGCAACAAAAATAATGGCAACGATTCTTGTAAACATAGTGCGGCTTGCACCTAAAACTGATCAAGACAAAAACCAACGATTGCATTAAGTGTACAATTACGAGGACAAATGCCTTCAGTCAGTTGTCTCAGGCACTCTCCCCTTGTAtctggatattttttaaaaacggagagtttttttctttttccaaaaaatacgTCAGGCACGTAGCTTGTTTGTGCAACAAGCGCGCACAGCCGCCTCATTTGactgttgtatttttttattgttgaaagcttaaaaaccaaaaaaaattaagggacAAATGGGTTGGCCATATGCTTATGCTCGAGGGCTTACGAACATACAAATGACTAAAACTggcttaaccttttttttttacctcaagAGAGGCTTCTTTATGACTTATGTCCTTTGTTTTCATGTTCTCAAGGGACctgaactttttcttttcagaaattaTGCGAAGATATTAATTCCGTGAATAGGACGCAAATTGAAAGAAAGAGTCTCGTCTAGAAACAAAAACACAGTAAAAGCTCATTCAAACAGGTCTATATAGCCAGCGGAGTGAAACGGCTTGGACGCGCAACTAAATATTTCAGTCTAGCTTAAAATTCTGGTCGATCAGTCGAAACAACTCAAACAAATTCTATGATATATGTACGGGTCTATAGATGTTTGTAGGTTGACCTAAGCTGTTGGATGCACTATGAAACCAAATTTGGGAAAAACActagaaaacgaaaaaaatactTCACAATTATAAGCAGTGTAGCTTATCGCCTGCAGAGAATTTGAGTGTGGTTTTATTTGCCATGTCATCCACTGTTTATACTGAGGAACTAAATGTTTTTAAGGGTTGGACATAAATGTTATGCCGCAAACTTAAGACTGTGAAAATTTACAAACCAGTTTTTCGACAATGAAAAATACTTTCGTCTGCACAACGGGAGCATTAGTcaaaaattaagcaaaaaaagTTCACTCAACTGTGAGTTTCAGTTTTAAGATACGGTGAGTCTCTAGAGACAAAAGAGGGTATATCAAAGCTTCATCAGGTCCATGCACAGAACCTGATACGAATTAACTGAATCGGTGAAGCCTGTAGTAAACGGACACGAACACGACCTCAGACTTTGGATTGTCAAGCACAGGTACCCTACACTCTTTAAAGCTTTGGAGAATAATAAACTAGCGCAAAATCAGACAATT is a window from the Porites lutea chromosome 10, jaPorLute2.1, whole genome shotgun sequence genome containing:
- the LOC140949836 gene encoding uncharacterized protein, with protein sequence MFTRIVAIIFVAIFGILVAGGSVIKPKPGIRFLEPILKCYGDGQNGNMGRPQSDDEIIKMVCQDMKEWDPCLADAIKAEPAPVPKVFNFFALTAYQTSYLYKRSNLCPKLTYGRVKKMTEDSGILKEEGLFNIADDHYENCVGDALKKCTVEEMRVNGEDDDKDEYVFFNCMKTEQKTCNPLIMRHFMDQMDAYKKRWKKLMELEQIEGLRYYDTR